A portion of the Fusobacterium nucleatum genome contains these proteins:
- a CDS encoding toxin-antitoxin system YwqK family antitoxin yields MKKVLSALLLIIAMVLSACGGVKYEYKDGVMYGDGKEATGTFEFKAGKYKVKANFVDGLVDGLLEKYYPDGSIMVKDTYVNGENTKEEIYYKNGQLMGTFSDDEDLKFYYDDGKLIMTYNDKTGETLIYHENGNPLMTTNNKETAIYNENNEMLFKVENNKLVDIGATLKNLENGSFEFVKDNKVIAKIDANGEIINYLYSTGETMLKVNEATGITEFFFKNGNTFMKQEGNKSVVNYKDGKTLYELEGDVWKFYNQEGEEIISNFELITDIKKVD; encoded by the coding sequence ATGAAAAAAGTATTATCAGCATTATTATTAATTATTGCAATGGTATTATCTGCTTGTGGTGGTGTAAAATATGAATACAAAGATGGTGTGATGTATGGAGATGGAAAAGAAGCAACAGGAACATTTGAATTTAAAGCAGGTAAGTATAAAGTAAAAGCAAATTTTGTAGATGGTTTAGTTGATGGATTACTTGAAAAATATTACCCAGATGGAAGTATTATGGTAAAAGATACCTATGTAAATGGAGAAAATACAAAAGAAGAAATATATTATAAAAATGGTCAATTAATGGGTACTTTCTCAGATGATGAAGATTTAAAATTTTATTATGATGATGGAAAACTTATTATGACTTATAATGATAAAACAGGTGAAACTCTAATTTATCATGAAAATGGAAATCCTCTAATGACTACTAATAACAAAGAAACAGCTATATACAATGAAAATAATGAAATGTTATTTAAAGTAGAAAATAATAAATTAGTAGATATTGGAGCAACTTTAAAAAACTTAGAAAATGGTTCATTTGAGTTTGTAAAAGATAATAAGGTCATAGCTAAAATAGATGCTAATGGAGAGATTATTAATTACTTGTACTCAACTGGAGAAACAATGTTAAAAGTAAACGAAGCTACTGGAATAACTGAATTTTTCTTTAAAAATGGTAATACTTTTATGAAACAAGAGGGTAATAAAAGTGTTGTAAATTATAAAGATGGAAAAACATTATATGAATTAGAAGGAGATGTATGGAAATTTTATAATCAAGAAGGAGAAGAAATCATTAGTAATTTTGAATTGATTACAGATATAAAGAAAGTAGATTAA
- a CDS encoding toxin-antitoxin system YwqK family antitoxin, with protein MKKGIILLALIFGACVNLENIGGNSGGEVKEIKTTNTNISTSKNYEKRNGVLYVDNVLANGKQEYKEKNGVIIKGNYREGLPDGVQEKYYPSGKIYGKINIINNKTEGTETNYYENGKTLSQLDYTQGKLISGKIYYENGDLLSKIEGKKMTIFYSSGKKLFTMDKSDIAVYHENGKEVFSNSDDGIKINGEAAEKSILDMFSKNNLLKTAFYLLTSSTVQAEYKNGKPSIQLQGTTAVMYYESGKILLELSPSLDGTVNSKIYYENGQLMQVEDRNKSGRSVKVYDKAGNLISDTTYSKEHEIRQIF; from the coding sequence ATGAAAAAAGGAATTATATTATTAGCATTAATTTTTGGAGCTTGTGTAAATTTAGAAAATATTGGTGGTAATTCAGGAGGAGAAGTTAAAGAAATTAAAACTACTAATACAAATATAAGCACAAGTAAAAATTATGAAAAAAGAAATGGTGTCTTGTATGTAGATAATGTTCTTGCTAATGGAAAACAAGAATATAAAGAAAAGAATGGTGTTATAATAAAAGGAAATTATAGAGAAGGTTTACCTGATGGAGTACAAGAAAAATATTATCCAAGTGGTAAGATATATGGAAAAATCAATATAATAAATAATAAGACAGAGGGAACAGAAACTAATTATTATGAAAATGGAAAAACTCTTTCTCAACTAGATTATACACAAGGAAAATTAATTTCTGGAAAAATATATTATGAAAATGGAGATCTGCTCTCTAAAATTGAGGGGAAAAAAATGACCATTTTTTATTCAAGTGGTAAAAAACTATTCACTATGGATAAGTCAGACATAGCTGTATATCATGAAAATGGAAAAGAAGTTTTTTCTAATTCAGATGATGGAATTAAAATAAATGGAGAAGCTGCTGAAAAATCTATTTTAGATATGTTTTCAAAAAATAATTTATTAAAAACAGCATTTTATTTATTGACTTCTAGTACAGTTCAAGCAGAGTACAAGAATGGAAAACCTTCTATACAGCTACAAGGAACAACAGCTGTGATGTATTATGAAAGTGGAAAAATACTGTTAGAGCTATCTCCAAGTTTAGATGGAACAGTAAATAGTAAAATTTACTATGAAAATGGTCAATTAATGCAAGTGGAAGATAGAAATAAATCAGGTAGAAGTGTAAAAGTATATGATAAAGCAGGGAATTTAATCTCTGATACTACTTATTCAAAAGAACATGAAATAAGACAAATATTTTAA
- a CDS encoding adhesion protein FadA produces the protein MKAKILLCSMLILGSLSYASETDSVAQEVMNEVKNIEAEYQALVQKEMERKEEFRQEKETLEKEVQELKERQLGREELYAKLKEDSKIRWHRDKYKKLLKRFDEYYNKLEQKIADKEQQIVELTKLLEVLN, from the coding sequence ATGAAAGCAAAAATTTTATTATGCTCAATGTTAATATTGGGATCATTATCTTATGCATCTGAAACAGATTCAGTAGCACAAGAAGTAATGAATGAAGTAAAAAATATTGAAGCAGAATACCAAGCATTAGTACAAAAGGAAATGGAAAGAAAGGAAGAGTTTAGACAAGAAAAAGAAACTCTTGAAAAAGAAGTACAAGAATTAAAGGAAAGACAACTAGGAAGAGAAGAACTTTATGCTAAATTAAAAGAAGACTCAAAAATAAGATGGCATAGAGACAAGTACAAGAAACTACTAAAAAGATTTGACGAATACTACAACAAACTAGAACAAAAGATAGCAGACAAAGAACAACAAATAGTAGAATTAACAAAATTATTAGAAGTATTAAATTAA
- a CDS encoding FAD-I family protein, with the protein MKNKILFGTMLALLLVGSVSFADDDADKKRLLEEYDKMQAEKAKEAERMAKENPQATEVVGENGEVVVTEGEEVAMAPKKSEKDMTESERMDVEVQRIKKRMLEINDKIENYNKTNEMIDNLEKNVGELERKVNY; encoded by the coding sequence GTGAAAAATAAAATATTATTTGGAACAATGTTAGCATTACTTTTAGTAGGCTCAGTTTCATTTGCAGATGATGATGCAGATAAAAAGAGATTATTAGAAGAATATGATAAAATGCAAGCAGAAAAAGCAAAAGAAGCAGAAAGAATGGCAAAAGAAAATCCACAAGCAACAGAAGTTGTAGGAGAAAATGGAGAAGTAGTTGTAACAGAAGGAGAAGAAGTTGCAATGGCTCCAAAAAAATCTGAGAAAGATATGACAGAATCAGAAAGAATGGATGTAGAAGTTCAAAGAATCAAAAAAAGAATGTTAGAAATAAATGATAAGATTGAAAACTACAATAAAACAAATGAAATGATAGACAACTTAGAAAAGAATGTTGGGGAATTAGAAAGAAAAGTAAATTACTAA
- a CDS encoding OmpA family protein gives MGKRKNSTTIMVMLFLLIFSLPALAVQALTTTQMRENSIRINALELKNVDILNSEAPKEMTIVLDERSLNFDFDKSNVKPQYYDLLNNIKEFVEQNNYEITIVGHTDSIGSNAYNFKLSRRRAESVKAKLLEFGLSEDRIVGIEAMGEEQPIATNATKEGRAQNRRVEFKLVQRETVQGTTATPEASENK, from the coding sequence ATGGGAAAGAGAAAAAACTCAACAACAATAATGGTAATGTTGTTCTTATTAATATTTTCTTTACCAGCATTAGCAGTACAAGCCTTAACAACAACTCAAATGCGTGAAAATAGTATAAGAATAAATGCGCTAGAATTAAAGAATGTAGATATATTAAATTCAGAAGCACCAAAAGAAATGACAATAGTATTAGACGAAAGATCATTAAATTTTGATTTTGATAAATCAAATGTAAAACCACAATATTATGATTTATTAAATAATATAAAAGAATTTGTAGAACAAAATAACTATGAAATAACAATAGTAGGACATACAGACTCAATAGGAAGTAATGCATATAACTTTAAACTTTCAAGAAGAAGAGCAGAAAGTGTAAAAGCAAAATTATTAGAATTTGGATTATCAGAAGATAGAATAGTAGGAATAGAAGCAATGGGAGAAGAACAACCAATAGCAACTAATGCGACAAAAGAAGGAAGAGCACAAAACAGAAGAGTTGAATTTAAGTTAGTTCAAAGAGAAACTGTTCAAGGAACAACAGCCACTCCAGAAGCAAGTGAAAATAAATAG